One genomic window of Coregonus clupeaformis isolate EN_2021a chromosome 12, ASM2061545v1, whole genome shotgun sequence includes the following:
- the LOC121577737 gene encoding ubiquitin thioesterase OTU1: protein MLRLRCKTKNGSHIMQGLTHQSSVQELKNKVEELTGIPCDVQKIMVGYPPSSLDLRNGDAHIRGYPIKSGDTLIVEEKNKVKTQTTNSAVTKGPRLESPPVLARRVVPADNSCLFTSVSYVVEGGVYDPACAPEMRGLITQIVSSNPMAYSEAVLGKTNEEYCTWIRRDDTWGGAIEVSILSKFHQCEICVVDTQTVRVDRFGEDAGYHKRVLLIYDGIHYDPLQKETPGSDTPPQTIFSTTDDIILAQALELADEARRKRQFTDVNRFALRCLVCQTGLVGQKEAREHAKETGHANFGEV, encoded by the exons ATGTTGCGTCTGCGTTGTAAGACCAAAAATGGGAGCCACATAATGCAGGGCCTGACCCACCAGTCCAGTGTGCAGGAGCTGAAGAACAAGGTAGAGGAGCTGACTGGTATCCCCTGTGATGTACAGAAGATCATGGTTGGCTACCCTCCCTCCAGCTTGGACCTCCGAAACGGAGACGCTCACATCAGGGGCTACCCTATCAAATCAG GAGACACTCTCATTGTTGAGGAGAAGAACAAGGTAAAGACCCAGACAACAAATTCAGCTGTAACCAAGGGACCCCGCCTGGAGTCTCCCCCGGTGCTGGCCAGACGGGTTGTTCCAGCAGACAACTCCTGCCTGTTCACCAGTGTCTCCTATGTGGTAGAGGGGGGGGTATACGACCCAGCTTGTGCCCCTGAGATGCGAGGTCTCATCACCCAGATTGTGTCCAGCAACCCCATGGCTTACTCTGAGGCGGTGTTGGGAAAGACCAACGAGGAGTACTGCACCTGGATCCGACGTGACGACACTTGGGGCGGAGCCATCGAGGTGTCCATTCTGTCTAAGTTCCACCAGTGTGAGATCTGTGTAGTGGACACGCAGACGGTGCGTGTGGATAGATTTGGTGAGGACGCTGGCTACCACAAACGCGTGCTGCTCATCTACGACGGCATCCACTACGACCCACTGCAAAAGGAGACGCCCGGCTCCGATACTCCGCCCCAGACCATCTTCTCCACCACAGACGACATCATCCTGGCCCAGGCCCTGGAGCTGGCGGACGAGGCGCGAAGGAAGCGGCAGTTCACGGATGTCAACCGCTTTGCCCTGCGCTGCCTGGTGTGTCAGACAGGCCTAGTAGGACAGAAGGAGGCCCGGGAACATGCCAAGGAGACAGGCCATGCcaactttggagaggtgtga